In Deinococcus roseus, one genomic interval encodes:
- a CDS encoding PadR family transcriptional regulator, translated as MSQQMLKGHLDMILLSIIEPEPTYGLRIIQEAQIRTTGYFDFKEGSLYPALHRLVEQGFLSTEMRPSSTGGAPRKYYCITETGKKELARKREEWKTFSQAVNTLGGIA; from the coding sequence ATGAGTCAACAGATGTTAAAAGGCCACCTGGACATGATCCTGCTGTCCATCATTGAGCCAGAACCCACCTATGGACTGCGCATCATTCAGGAAGCACAGATTCGCACCACAGGCTATTTTGATTTCAAGGAGGGCAGCCTCTACCCTGCCCTGCACCGTCTGGTGGAACAGGGGTTTCTGAGCACCGAAATGCGCCCATCCAGCACTGGAGGGGCACCCCGCAAGTATTACTGCATCACCGAGACAGGCAAAAAAGAACTTGCCCGAAAACGGGAAGAGTGGAAGACTTTTTCCCAGGCTGTCAACACCCTTGGAGGCATTGCATGA
- a CDS encoding permease prefix domain 1-containing protein, whose protein sequence is MNALNHYLKQATRGLPRKQKIELWQELEADILERTNQHRAFGMTEHEALQKTLAQMGQPAAIQKGMQQVYLMPRITRFGAGTLLSGVLLMSATSSIHAELLITTKPPLPYCTTEKISAKCTQAYFNLYHSWVEVTSLKAELEKAGIKTEILHGKLKVNMPQKTLYFSLKNHISNWGEGTVFQRAGKTYISMNDFLNALRRKAPGAAKLTGAKEPILHLQNAQIPLPNYNAHLVLASNLGMYLMEQHGWKQFGYGSNLQEQPLLTVRTQAHSKTSYALIFRNAAGNPTIEIGDGQKDGSIVFNTSFPHPKKFYAVQDFKKLSPYPRKGRYPALLLELNGILNDTTQPYTRIMQDVQFP, encoded by the coding sequence ATGAACGCATTGAATCATTATTTGAAACAGGCCACCCGCGGGCTTCCCAGAAAGCAAAAAATTGAACTCTGGCAGGAACTGGAAGCAGACATCCTGGAGCGCACGAACCAGCACCGGGCCTTTGGCATGACCGAACATGAAGCCCTGCAGAAAACCCTGGCCCAGATGGGGCAACCTGCAGCCATTCAAAAAGGCATGCAGCAGGTGTACCTGATGCCCAGAATCACCCGGTTTGGGGCAGGCACATTGCTGTCAGGGGTGCTGCTGATGTCTGCCACTTCCAGCATTCATGCTGAACTTTTGATCACCACCAAGCCTCCTTTGCCTTACTGCACCACCGAGAAAATTTCAGCAAAATGCACCCAGGCGTATTTCAATCTGTATCACAGCTGGGTTGAAGTCACCAGTTTAAAGGCAGAGCTTGAAAAAGCGGGCATCAAGACTGAAATCCTGCATGGGAAACTCAAGGTGAACATGCCTCAAAAAACCCTGTATTTTTCACTGAAAAACCACATTTCCAATTGGGGGGAAGGGACTGTTTTTCAGCGGGCAGGGAAAACCTACATCAGCATGAATGATTTCTTGAATGCACTTCGTAGAAAGGCACCTGGAGCAGCAAAACTGACAGGTGCAAAAGAACCCATCTTGCACCTGCAAAACGCCCAGATTCCATTGCCCAATTACAATGCCCATCTTGTGCTTGCCAGCAATCTGGGCATGTACCTCATGGAGCAGCATGGCTGGAAACAATTTGGCTATGGCTCCAACCTGCAAGAACAGCCCCTCCTGACCGTCAGAACCCAGGCCCATTCAAAAACCTCCTATGCACTCATTTTTCGCAATGCGGCTGGAAATCCGACCATCGAAATTGGCGATGGGCAAAAAGATGGAAGCATTGTTTTCAACACCAGCTTTCCTCATCCAAAGAAATTCTATGCTGTTCAGGATTTCAAAAAATTGTCACCTTACCCCAGAAAGGGCAGATACCCTGCCTTGCTTCTGGAATTGAATGGCATCCTGAACGACACCACCCAGCCTTACACCAGAATCATGCAGGATGTTCAGTTTCCCTGA